A single genomic interval of Shewanella psychropiezotolerans harbors:
- a CDS encoding DUF3012 domain-containing protein, translating into MSYINNNVLKLGSLALASMFVIGLSGCAPEVGSEQWCKQMSEKDKGDWTANEAADYAKHCVF; encoded by the coding sequence ATGTCGTATATCAACAATAACGTGCTCAAATTAGGTTCACTTGCCTTAGCGTCTATGTTTGTTATTGGCCTATCTGGTTGTGCGCCAGAAGTCGGTAGCGAACAGTGGTGTAAGCAGATGAGTGAGAAAGACAAGGGTGACTGGACCGCTAACGAAGCGGCCGACTACGCCAAGCATTGCGTATTTTAA
- a CDS encoding SpoIIAA family protein, with protein MLCQIADITKGVISLFASGRLSTQDYCETIVPIIEEYSAESGKVCLYIEADVLLEGWESDSISGVGEIQLPRFDALVLVGGPDWFGNAVRLLGPFMQSEVAWFSLDDKPQAIEWITAKLSCPLPV; from the coding sequence ATGTTATGTCAAATCGCCGATATTACCAAAGGCGTGATCAGTTTATTTGCCAGTGGGCGACTCTCGACCCAGGACTATTGTGAGACAATCGTTCCCATTATCGAGGAATATAGTGCCGAGTCGGGCAAGGTTTGCCTCTATATCGAAGCCGATGTGTTGTTAGAGGGGTGGGAGAGTGATTCTATATCTGGGGTGGGGGAAATCCAGCTACCAAGATTCGATGCTCTGGTGTTGGTTGGTGGACCCGATTGGTTCGGTAATGCCGTACGCTTGTTGGGTCCCTTTATGCAGAGTGAAGTTGCTTGGTTTTCTCTGGATGACAAGCCTCAAGCTATCGAGTGGATCACGGCTAAACTGAGTTGCCCACTGCCTGTTTAA
- the arfB gene encoding alternative ribosome rescue aminoacyl-tRNA hydrolase ArfB: MIKITNRVLLQENELEWQFIRSSGAGGQHLNKVSTAAQLIFDIRKSSLPELYQQRLLVKADHRITKSGKIIIKCQASRSQDANRQTALAQFIELVASVGHTPKKRIATKPTRGSQRRRVDAKKQKGATKALRRNKSDY; the protein is encoded by the coding sequence ATGATAAAAATCACTAACCGTGTACTTCTTCAAGAAAATGAACTCGAATGGCAATTTATCCGCTCCAGTGGTGCCGGCGGACAGCACCTGAATAAGGTCTCTACCGCCGCTCAGTTAATTTTTGATATACGTAAATCATCCCTGCCGGAACTTTATCAACAAAGGTTACTCGTCAAGGCCGATCATCGCATCACTAAAAGCGGTAAAATCATCATCAAGTGTCAGGCTAGTCGTAGCCAAGATGCCAATCGTCAGACCGCATTAGCCCAATTTATTGAACTGGTCGCCAGTGTGGGCCACACACCGAAAAAACGCATTGCCACTAAGCCCACCAGAGGCAGTCAACGCCGACGTGTCGATGCTAAGAAACAGAAAGGCGCGACTAAAGCGCTAAGACGCAATAAGTCAGATTATTAA
- the aroQ gene encoding type II 3-dehydroquinate dehydratase produces the protein MSSKAKVLLINGPNLNLLGRREPGHYGVRTLNQIVKDLTDESNVAGIVLEHIQSNAEHELIDAIHNTDADFIIINPAAFTHTSVAIRDAILGVAIPFIEVHLSNVHAREPFRHHSYFSDKAIGVICGLGAEGYHFALQSAITRLHAKTAEH, from the coding sequence ATGAGCAGCAAAGCAAAGGTCTTATTAATTAACGGCCCTAACCTTAACCTTCTGGGTCGACGTGAACCGGGCCACTATGGCGTGAGGACCTTAAATCAGATAGTTAAAGACCTCACGGATGAGTCAAATGTAGCTGGTATAGTGCTTGAGCATATTCAATCTAATGCCGAGCATGAACTCATCGATGCCATTCATAACACGGATGCCGACTTTATCATCATCAACCCGGCGGCATTCACTCATACCAGCGTCGCGATTCGAGATGCGATATTAGGCGTCGCCATTCCTTTTATCGAAGTTCACCTATCTAATGTTCATGCCCGAGAGCCTTTCCGTCATCACTCATATTTCTCAGATAAGGCCATAGGCGTGATCTGTGGTTTGGGCGCCGAGGGTTATCACTTCGCCCTGCAATCAGCGATTACACGATTACATGCGAAGACGGCTGAACATTAA
- the accB gene encoding acetyl-CoA carboxylase biotin carboxyl carrier protein: protein MDIRKIKKLIELVQESGIAELEVTEGEESVRICRQRPAEVNTPQQVYTVSNHSPQANANTAHPQVNTALASSTTIDEILEPNENTVISPMVGTFYLSPAPEADPLSEIGQRVEKGQAVCIIEAMKMMNQIEAHRSGIIKAILVDNGDAVGFDQPLIIIEDQ, encoded by the coding sequence ATGGATATTCGAAAAATAAAGAAGCTGATTGAGCTGGTTCAAGAGTCCGGCATTGCTGAGCTCGAGGTCACTGAAGGCGAAGAGTCGGTACGCATCTGCCGCCAAAGACCTGCTGAGGTTAATACGCCGCAACAGGTTTACACTGTGAGTAATCACTCACCACAAGCTAATGCCAACACTGCTCACCCTCAGGTTAATACTGCCCTAGCAAGCTCAACAACAATTGATGAGATACTTGAGCCTAACGAAAATACGGTTATCTCACCTATGGTGGGCACCTTCTATCTATCTCCTGCTCCAGAAGCTGATCCCTTGTCTGAAATCGGACAAAGAGTCGAGAAAGGGCAAGCCGTTTGCATCATAGAGGCGATGAAGATGATGAACCAGATAGAGGCTCATCGTAGCGGCATAATCAAGGCTATATTAGTTGATAATGGCGACGCCGTCGGCTTCGATCAGCCCTTGATCATTATTGAAGATCAATAA
- the accC gene encoding acetyl-CoA carboxylase biotin carboxylase subunit translates to MDLPVVRPIKRVLIANRGEIALRIQRACSQLGIETVAAYSNADKDLLHVQQANVKLCIGKPAASESYLKIAAILAAASAAKVDAIHPGYGFLSENADFAEQVEACGFNFIGPTAAVIRLMGDKVSAISEMKKAGVPTVPGSDGMLSNDAQLNKRIANKIGYPVIIKATAGGGGRGMRVICNESELIQTIELTQAEAKAAFANGDVYMEKYLQTPRHIEIQVLSDGQGNAIHLGERDCSMQRRHQKVIEEAPALGIDSDTLREIGALCAKACVDIGYRGAGTFEFLYEAGRFYFIEMNTRIQVEHPVTEMVTGVDLIQAQLEIAAGKPLSIKQEDISLSGHSIECRINAEDPQTFIPSPGTVTAFHAPGGIGVRWDSHLYTGYTVPPYYDSMIGKLITWGSTRHQAMARMQTALNELTIEGIATNVPLLQRILGDEGFREGGQSIHYLEEKVLGRKD, encoded by the coding sequence ATGGATCTGCCAGTTGTGCGACCAATCAAGCGCGTGCTCATCGCCAATCGCGGTGAGATAGCACTGAGAATTCAGCGTGCCTGCTCTCAACTTGGTATAGAAACTGTCGCCGCCTACTCCAATGCAGATAAAGACCTGCTGCACGTGCAACAAGCCAATGTAAAGTTATGCATAGGCAAGCCTGCAGCGAGTGAGAGTTATCTCAAGATTGCCGCTATACTCGCCGCGGCATCGGCCGCCAAGGTTGACGCCATACATCCAGGCTATGGTTTTTTGTCAGAAAACGCCGACTTTGCCGAGCAAGTGGAAGCCTGCGGCTTTAACTTCATCGGCCCGACAGCGGCAGTGATCCGATTGATGGGCGATAAAGTCTCAGCCATCTCGGAAATGAAGAAAGCCGGAGTTCCTACGGTGCCAGGCTCAGATGGCATGCTTTCAAATGATGCACAGCTCAACAAGCGGATTGCCAACAAAATAGGCTATCCGGTGATCATCAAGGCCACTGCGGGAGGCGGCGGCCGTGGTATGCGGGTAATTTGCAATGAGAGTGAACTCATCCAAACCATAGAGCTGACTCAGGCCGAAGCCAAAGCCGCCTTTGCAAACGGCGATGTCTATATGGAGAAGTATCTACAAACACCACGCCATATCGAGATTCAAGTGCTGTCAGATGGTCAAGGGAATGCCATTCACCTAGGAGAACGAGACTGCTCCATGCAACGCAGACATCAGAAAGTCATAGAGGAAGCTCCAGCCTTGGGTATAGACTCAGACACCCTTCGTGAGATTGGCGCCTTATGTGCTAAAGCCTGTGTCGATATCGGTTATCGCGGCGCAGGTACCTTCGAGTTTCTCTATGAGGCGGGACGATTTTATTTTATCGAGATGAATACCCGCATTCAGGTAGAGCACCCCGTCACTGAGATGGTCACTGGCGTCGATCTGATCCAGGCCCAGCTGGAGATCGCGGCGGGTAAACCACTTTCAATTAAACAAGAAGATATCTCGCTCAGCGGCCACAGCATAGAGTGCCGTATCAATGCCGAAGATCCACAAACCTTTATCCCCTCACCCGGCACAGTGACAGCATTTCACGCACCCGGCGGCATTGGCGTTCGTTGGGATTCTCACCTCTACACAGGCTACACAGTCCCACCCTATTACGATTCAATGATAGGGAAACTGATCACTTGGGGCTCTACGCGACACCAAGCCATGGCCCGCATGCAGACCGCGCTCAATGAGTTGACCATAGAAGGCATTGCCACCAATGTGCCTCTGCTACAGCGAATACTCGGAGATGAAGGGTTTAGAGAAGGTGGCCAGTCGATACATTATTTAGAAGAGAAGGTTTTAGGGAGGAAAGATTAG